In Streptomyces puniciscabiei, a single genomic region encodes these proteins:
- a CDS encoding ABC transporter ATP-binding protein yields MAETLVAREIDLFYGTSQAVKGASIVLRRGEIAAITGPSGSGKSSLLYCLAGVLPASRGEVRFEGCSFEELDDDELSALRRDRFGFVFQYGELLPELTVEENAALPLRLAGQRKRAALSAAGEVLGRLGLAELRKRRPSQVSGGQSQRVAVARALVHRPAVVFADEPTGSLDSGNASAVLGEFLTLARSQGTAVLLVTHDPDVAARADSRYSMVDGVLTAVRPVES; encoded by the coding sequence GTGGCGGAAACACTGGTCGCCAGAGAAATCGATCTCTTCTATGGGACGTCGCAAGCGGTCAAGGGAGCGTCGATCGTGCTGCGCCGGGGCGAGATCGCGGCAATCACCGGGCCGAGCGGCTCGGGCAAGTCATCGCTGCTTTACTGCCTTGCCGGCGTACTGCCCGCCAGCCGAGGTGAAGTCCGCTTCGAGGGCTGTTCATTCGAGGAATTGGACGATGACGAGCTGAGCGCTCTTCGTCGGGATCGCTTCGGATTCGTCTTCCAGTACGGGGAGCTGCTACCCGAGTTGACCGTAGAGGAGAACGCTGCCCTGCCCCTGCGTCTGGCAGGGCAGCGAAAGAGGGCCGCGCTCTCAGCTGCCGGTGAGGTGTTGGGCAGGTTGGGTCTGGCGGAGCTGCGAAAGCGCCGACCGTCCCAAGTGTCGGGTGGACAAAGCCAGCGCGTGGCCGTGGCCCGTGCTCTGGTGCATCGACCGGCTGTGGTCTTCGCCGATGAGCCGACGGGCTCGCTCGACAGCGGCAACGCCTCGGCTGTGCTAGGCGAGTTCCTGACGCTGGCTCGCTCACAGGGCACGGCTGTCCTCCTCGTCACCCATGACCCGGATGTAGCGGCACGCGCCGACAGCCGCTACTCCATGGTGGATGGCGTCCTTACTGCAGTGAGGCCGGTCGAATCGTGA